A window of Serinus canaria isolate serCan28SL12 chromosome 27, serCan2020, whole genome shotgun sequence genomic DNA:
CTTCCCCCCGCAGCAGCCCCCCGCCCCCGGCGCGCTGGACTACGGCGGCTTCGAGGGGGGCTACGGGGGGGGCAAACTGGTGCCCTACGGGGTGAAACCCTTGGCGCTGCCCCCCGCCCCGCACCCGGCCCTGCCCTACTACCCCGAGGGGCCGGGGGGCTTCGGGGTGGCGGGCGGCTGGAGCCCCGGGCAGTTCGGCCCCAAGGGCGGCGCCGCGGCTCTGGGCTGGTACCGGGAGCCCCGCGAGGAGAAGGGCAAGGAGCCGGAGGGCTGGGCTACCGAGCCCTCCGCCGCCCTGGCCGCCGGGGACTCGTCGGACTCGGGGCCGTACGAGTGCAAGCGGCGGCGGGTGTCGCCGTACCCCTCGAGCACCGAGAGCTCCTCCCCGCCCCGCAACGGCGACACCTACGACAAGGACCCGCTCGCCGACGGCGGCTACTACGGCTACTACGGCAACTGAGCCGCGCCGGGGGGCGAGCGGGGGGTCCGACCTCCCGGACACCCCAAATCTGGGTGTCACCCACCCCCACGTCCTGGCACGGCTGGCACGGGGGGGCTCGGCCTGACAATCAGCCCCCGGTGCCACCCCGgaggggcggcgggggccggcGGGGAGGGGACGGGCGGGGGGGGACGGTGGGGAGGGGGTTTTGGGTGTGGGTGGTTTTTAAGGGACGGGGGTTAATGCTGAAGTATTTATTGAGCCCCCCCCGCGCCCGGTGTGGGGCGGGGGGCAGCAGCATATCGCAATAAAGGGGACACTGTGGGACACGGCTCTGTGCGCCTGgggggggaaactgaggcacggagggggtggggggggacTTGTGCATCCCCAGCCTGATTTGGGAGGGGGTCCTGAGCCCCCCGGGGGTAACGAtgggtgggagggagaaggaatcTCTCTGCACACCCCAACTCTTCACAGCCTTTATTagagcagcccctgtgcacaatttggggggggggggcaatGGGGTCTTCCCGCCCGCGGGCACCCTGCGACCCCCTAACCCCCCCCTTATCATcctgtgcccccagggcaggggggcactgccagcccctgccccaaaGTGcctcaggtgtccccaaggCGCTgccccggggcgggggggaggCATTGCCAGTGCCCCCCTCCCATTTTTACATCACAGTTTTACTGAAACAGCGGCAAAATGGCTcggaaagggggggggggggtctgcacccccagtgctggggggaCCAGCCCCGCTGCTGGGCACTGCCgtgaggagctgggggggctcagcacCCCCCGGGCCGGGGATCTACCAGAGCACGGCGCTGTCCAGGTGGGAGAAGCCGGGGTCCAGGCGCAGCTTCCAGTAGGTGTTGTTGGTGACCCACGACTCCTTGCCACTGGCATCTGTCACACGCCTGGGCGTGGGGTGGGGGCACGGTTGGCACTTCCAGGGGGGTTTTCCCACTCCCCGAGAGCCCCAAGGCCCCCCGAGAACCATCAGAGGGGTCTCGCCATTCCTTTAAATCCCCCACATCTCCCCGAACCGTGGGGTGGCTTCCCATGGGGGGGTTCCCCCTTCCCTGAGAGCCTCACATCCTCCTGAGCCTTGGGGGTCCTCAGGGCTCTCGAGGGGGGCTTTCCCCAGTCCCTGCGAGCCCCACGCCCCCCTGGAAGTCCCACACCCCTCCGGGCCATGGGGTGCTCCCAAGACTCCTGGGAAGGGTCTCCCCATGCCATAAGAGCCCCCATCCCCTGAGCCAAGAGCGGCCCTCAGGACCCCCAGAAGGCCTCTCCATGCCCCGAATGCAGGGGTCCCCAGCCCCGGGAGCCCCCCGGACCTGAAGAACCGAGCCTGGTGGGTGATGTTGTTCTCCTCCATCACGCGGCGCCGGTCCCGCTGCAGCTGCTCGATCTGCCGCTTCTGCGCCTCGGCCGCCGGCACGTTCCCCTCCTCCAGGTACCTGCACGGGGAGCACGGCACGGGGCTGTGAGCACCtggccggccccggcccgccccggcccggccccggcgcgcCGCTGACCGCTGGTCCGGCCGCAGCCGCGTGTCCGTGGAGGGCAGCACCCGGCGCAGCTCCGGCGTCAGCTCGTTCAGCTCCAGCGCGAACTGCGTGAAGCCGTAGCTCCTCTCGTGGTCGCGGGGCATGGGGTCTGCGTGGGGGGCGTGGGGGCGCTCAGAGACCCCCTCCAAGGTGGGGTACCCCCCCCCGGGCGGTCCCCCCGGTCCTTACTGGCTTTCCAGACGCACTGGCCCGGGGCGGGCCCGCGGCGCAGCCCCTCGTGCCACTTGCCCGCCAGGCGCTCCACGGCCGTCCCGCTGCGGCTCAGCACCGCGCCCTGCACCTCGTTGGCCCCCGCGCCCCAGTACCGCGCCTGCGCCAGGGGCGGGGTCAGCGGGAGGgcggggctggggagggtgTGGCTATGGCAGGGTGGGGCCAGTGGGGAAAGGGTGGGGCCAGGAGTGATGGGAGGAGCTTTCTGGAACTGGGTGCAGTCATTGGCTGTAGGAAAAGGGTGTGGCCATAGGAAAAGGGTGGGGCCAGGAGTGATGGGAGGAGCTTTCTGGAGTTCGGTGCAGTCATTGGCTGTAGGAAAAGGGTGTGGCCATAGGAAAAGGGTGGGGCCAGGAGTGATGGGAGGAGCTTTCTGGAACTGGGTGCAGTCATTGGCTGTAGGAAAAGGGTGTGGCCATAGGAAAAGGGTGGGGCCATGAGGAGGAACCTTCTGGAAAGGCTGGAGTAATTGGAAAGGGGCGTTGTCACCACTGGGAAAGAGCGGGGCAATGAGGAGGAATCTTCTGGAAAGAGTGGAGTAATCGGAAAGGGGCGTGGTCACTGGGAAAGGGTGGGGCCACTGGGAGAGGGTGTGGCTATTGGAAAAGGGGGGGGCAATGAGTGGTGGGTGGAGCTTTCTAGAAAGGGTGGAGTCACTGGGAAAGGGTGGGGCTATGATGGGTGGGGTCATTTGGAAAGGGCAGGGCTACTGGGGAAAGGGCGGAGCCATGAGTGATGGGCAGAGTAATTGAGAGAGGGTGGGGCACTAGGGGGTGGGGTCAGTGGAGAAAGGGAGGGGCTATTGGGAAGGGGTGGAGCCACACATGATGGGTGGGGCCAGACAAGGGGCGGGGCACCAACAGAGCGTTTAATTACCAAGTAAGTGATGGGGCGGGGCCACAGCTGAGGGGGCCAGGGGGTGATAATGCAGAGGGGCGGGGTCAGGGCGGTGGGTGGGCGGGGTCAGGGCACGGAGGGGTGGGGCACACCTTGCAGAAGGTGAGCTTGCAGTGGTAGGAGGCGTCGCGGGTGTTGCGGATCAGCACCTCGCCGTAGTGCTCGATCCAGCGCGGCCCGCTCAGCACGTTGTGGATGCACGTGGTCACCTTGTTCCACTCGTAGTGGTCCCCGGTCCTGCGGGCAACGCCCTCGTGGGTGGGCACGGAGGGTGGGGGGCGTGGGGGCGGGGATATGGGGGGGGCCcacctgtggggctggggtctcacctgggcaGCTGGACATTGACGGTGCCCATGGGGACGATCTCCAGGGATTTGCCCCAGAATTTGTTCTTCCACCTCATgtctggaggaggaggaggaggaggaggaggaggaggaagaagaggaggtgagacccccagccccccacccTGGGGGGACCCTCCCGGTGCCCGACGCCCTCCCGGGCTCTCACCTTGCCAGAAGACAAAGTTGTCGGACTCAGCGTGGCAGGCGGAGATGGGAGGGTGGTGGGAGACCTGGGGGGACAAGGAGGGACGTGCCAGCGCCCCGCCCAGCCCCGGGGtgccccccgggacccccgccCGTGCCCACCTGCTCGCTGATGAAGCGGAAGCCGCGGTCGGGCCGCACGCACTCGTAGGTCTCGCCCAGCACGGGGTTGAAGGGTTTGCTGCCCGCCCGGTAGTAGGTGGAGGCGTAGGCAGACACGGCAAAGGCGGCCACGTACACCTGCCACAGTGCCACCGTGCCACCGTGTCACCGTGTCACCGTGTCACCATGGCCACCGCGACACTGCCACCGCGCCCCGCACGGGCACACGCCCGCCCTGCCCGTCCCCACAGGAGATCCGTGTGTCCTCAAGCACCTCTGAGCACACTAAACCCTCAAAGTCGCCCTGCTCCACACGACTTTGGGGTCCCCCCGTGCCCCCCAATTCTCCCTGTCCTCACATAACCTCAGggtccccaatgtccccaaaaTCCTCAATTCTCCCTGTCCTCACATAACCTCAgggtccccagtgtccccaaacccccagagtctccctgtccccacacgACCTCGGGCTCCCTGAAACACCCTCAAACTCCCCAACTCCCCTCATGTCCCCCAAACTTCTGCTGAGTCCCCTGAGCCCCCCCACCTCCTGTGGCCTGTCCCCAAAGTCCTTCATGGCCCCCAGCCATGTCCCCTCGCTCCTGTGCCCCCTGTGACCCCCTGAGCTCCTTCCACACCCCATGAGCCCCCTGCACCCCCTTCCCCTGGACCTCCCCGTGCCCTCCTTGTCCTCAAAGTCCCTCGTGTCCTCCTGCCCCGGGCTCCCCTAAATCCCCCTCgtgtccccactgccccccgGTGTCCCAGTTCCCCCGCTCTCCCGGTTCCCCCGGTGTCCCGGCTCCCCCCGGTGTCCCGGCTCCCTCGCTGTCCCAGTTCCCCCGGTGTCCCGGTTCCCCCGCTCTCCCGGTTCCCCCGGTGTCCCGGTTCCCTCGCTCTCCCGGTTCCCTCGCTGTCCCGGTTTCCCCCCGGTGTCCCGGTTCCCCCGCTGTCCCGGTTCCCCCGGTGTCCCGGCTCCCTCGCTGTCCCAGTTCCCTCGCTGTCCCGGTCCCCCCGCTCTCCCGGTTCCCCCGGTGTCCCGGTTCCCTCGCTGTCCCGGTTCCCCCGGTGTCCCGGTTCCCCCGCTGTCCCGGTTCCCCCGCTGTCCCGGTTCCCCCGCTGTCCCGGTTCCCTCGCTGTCCCGGTCCCCCCGCTGTCCCGGTTCCCCCGCTGTCCCGGTTCCCCCGGTGTCCCGTTTCCCCCCGCTCTCCCGGTCCCCCCGGTGTGCCGGCTGCCCCCCTCACCAGGCGCTGCCGGGGGTCGCGGGCGCGGCTGGCCCTGTCCAGCAGCTCGCTGTACTCCAGCTCCTCGCAGAGCCGCTGCAGGGTGTTCAGCGGCTCGTTCAGCTGCACGGGCAGCGCCACGCGGGACAGGTCCTTGCCCACGCTGCTCCGCAGGAGCCCCCACAGGCTCACGTCCCCCGAgggcgcggggggcgcgggcaGGCGGCTCCTCCGCCGCGGGTCCGGCCCCGGCAGCTCCAGCGGCGGCTCcagcggcggcggctccgccgGCAGCCCCGGGCGCTCCGCTCCTGCCGGGCAGCGGCCGGTGGGACGGAGCCGACCCCTCCCCGgagctgccccttcccctcGGTTCCCCCCGTCCCGTGTCGCTGCATCCGCCTCGCTTCTCCCTTCCCGCACCTCCGCCGgtgccccctccctccccggtGCCCTCCCCGGGGCCCTCCCCGGTGCTCCCCGTACCTGTCGGGGGGCGGCCCGGCCCCCCCGGCTCGGTGGGCTCCTCGCAGACGCTGGTGGTGACCTCGCTGATGCACGACTCGTCCTCCGAGGGCTGAGGAGGCGCAGGGACCGTCGGCGGCttcgggggtcccggggggaCGGGGGGGATGTGGGGGGGACCCCCTGGAGGGGGCGGGTGGGGCGCTACCGGGAAGGCCCCCCCCGAAAGGGTGGGATGAGGCCCGGGATCCTGGGATGGGGGTGTCGGGATGGGGGTGGGTGCCGGTGGGGGAGCAGCGGCGGGGGGGGCACCGGCAGCACCCGGCCCCCGCCCCCGGGCTCAGAGACTGCGGAGACCCCGAgagcggggagggagggggctgcgggggggtgggggggacacggggagcgggggggatccaggggctgggggggacacggggagcgggggggatccaggggctgggggggacacggggagcgggggggatccaggggctgggggggacacggggagcGGCTCTCGGGCTGGCTAATGACGTGGGAcgggggagagagaggggacagaTGAACCCAGAGCAGCGAGGGGTGGCCGGGGGTCCGCAGAGCCCCCTCACCAGCAGAGCCCCCTCACCAGCAGAGCCCCCACCAGCAGAGCCCCCCAAGCCCCTCACCTCGTTCTCAGAGGAGCTGGCGGAGAGGAAAACCTCGCAGGCATCGAAGAACTCGGTGTGCGAGTCGGCCAGCGAGACGATGCTGCGgttggagagctgctgctcccggcCCTTGGCGGGCAGCGCGTCCggctgtggggacagccacCGGCTCAGCCCCCGCCCCGGGGGGgccacagcacccccaggccgccccatcccacccccctGACCTCATCCGGGTGCAGCGAGGCGAAGGAGTCCAGGGTGGTGTCGGAGGACACGGACAGGGAGTGGAAGCGGCGCAGGGCGGGCTGTGGGAAGGGCGAGGCTGAGCCGAGCCCCCCCCGGCCGGTCccctccagccaggacagggctggcagggacaggggacccccagccccctgctgAGACCCCGGAGCAGCACCCGAGGCGCTCCCTCACCCCGGCGGTGCCGGCGCTGCcgggccgcggggccgggcacTGCCGGTCCAGCGCCTGCCGCATCTCCTCCAGACGGGCCCTCTCGGCCACCAGCGCGGCCACCACGCTGCTCAGCGAGCCGTGCACTGCCGGGGGACACGGTGGGCGTCAGGCACCCCAAAACCCGCGCCGGAACCCCCGGCCAGGCGCAGCCCCCCGGGCCATCGCACCTTTCTGGGCCAGCACCCAGAAGCTGCGCTGCAGCTGGCTGTACTCCGGGGGCACGCTGAAGGGCAGCTGGCTCTGCGACGGCTCCAGGTAGCGCGACAGGTTGGGGACAGAGCCGTGCAGGCGGCCCACctgggggggacacggggctCAGTGGGCTCACCCGGGGGTGCCCAGGTGGTGGCAGAGCTCGGGTGGGGGTTCCGGCTCACCCTCACCCTGCCGATGGTGTCGTCCTTGGCAAAGCTCTGCGTGCACCAGATCTTGGTGCTCCTCCGGCCCTTCTTGGGCCTCTCCGTGGCAGCCGAGGGCtgtgagggagaggagggggctgcagccagaCCCTCCCCAGGAAGGGGGGGCTCGGGACCCCCTCCCTCACGTGGCCGTCCCTCTCACCTGGCCGCCGGAGATGAGCGGGGCCGAGGGGATGCGGTGCAGGgcctccaggtgctggagcattcccgtcagctcctgcagcttggCCTGGCACTCcgacagctctgccaggggcacaggggtcagggagggggcacaggaccctgcccagccccacacgGCCCCTCGGGCTCCACTCACCGGCCGAGCAGCGCTCCAGCCCCTCGCTGTCCTTCAGCCAGGCGCTCACCTTGTCCCGGGAGCTGGCCAGCGtggacagggcaggggcacTGCCCGAGGGCAGCATCCGCGTCCACTGGCCCTGCAGCggggcacagagggcactgATCGCTGTCAGGAGCCACTCGCCCAGGCCCTGCCTGGCGCTGTCACCCCGAGCTGTCACCCACCTGCGTGCTGGTCCCCGTGGGACCCCCCGGGGGACACGGCCCCGGCCGCTCGCCGTGGTGGtgggagcacaggctgctcaccCAGCTGGAGAACACCTCCGGGGACTTGATCTGGGGGACAGGGCCGAGTTGGAGGGGACACCACCTGATGTCCCCAAGCCCGTgccaccccagctccagcctcccagCGGCACCTTGAGGTGATAAATGTTGTCCTCAGTGTCCAGGTCAACCCTCTGCGCCTTCTTGTTGACGGACATGACGGACTGCCGGACATCGATGGCACCGTGCAGTTTGCCCTTGAGGACCTGGGGGGCCCAGGGGCGCCCGTCAAGGGGACAGACCCCCCTTTCTCAGGGGGCCatgggggtgtccccagccctgagcccccagggAGGCTGCGTggccacagcctgggcacacactCACATCCTGGCGCGTGGTGGAATATTTCAGGATCCCGTTCTCCAGCACGAAGTACcgctggggatggaggggaaggTTTGTTTGGGGAGGGGGTGCAGACAGCAGCCCCTACAGCCACCCCCCCCGCCCaaatcctgccaggagcagccggGCTCACGGCTCctggtgccagctctgcctgttaCCTTGTGCCAGCCCTTCAGgggccatttcctcttcttGAGCAGGTACCCCTCGTGCCGCTGCGGCTgctgcccggggctgccccggggctcctccaccacctcccagcTCTCCGAGCCCTGCGGGGACAGGGGTCAGCGTGGGGGTCCCTCACAccagaggctgctgcccacCTCATCCCCAGGCAGAGACAGTGGGTACCCCCAGCCCCCACAGCCTCCCGCGGTCACTGTGAGCCCCCCGAATGCAAAGGCAAACCTGCTGGACGCTGCTGTGCTTGGAGGACACGGTGCTGTTGGAGCGGGACAGGGCCCTCTTCGGAGAGCACGGGTCCTTCTCGTGGCTGCCCATGGCCGGCGAGCAGAGGGGGCAGGGGGCGCCGGGCCGAGCCCCCCCTCCCGTCGGGGCTGCGAGGCCGGGGCTCCGAGCTCGGCCGTCACGGCGGGAGCCGCTGCGGGGGGGACACGGCCGGTCAGGGAGCTCGGGGACggcccccgcagccccgcggggacaggaggtggcagGGATGGCCCCGTGCCCAGCGCCCGGAGGGCTCTGCATGNNNNNNNNNNNNNNNNNNNNNNNNNNNNNNNNNNNNNNNNNNNNNNNNNNNNNNNNNNNNNNNNNNNNNNNNNNNNNNNNNNNNNNNNNNNNNNNNNNNNNNNNNNNNNNNNNNNNNNNNNNNNNNNNNNNNNNNNNNNNNNNNNNNNNNNNNNNNNNNNNNNNNNNNNNNNNNNNNNNNNNNNNNNNNNNNNNNNNNNNNNNNNNNNNNNNNNNNNNNNNNNNNNNNNNNNNNNNNNNNNNNNNNNNNNNNNNNNNNNNNNNNNNNNNNNNNNNNNNNNNNNNNNNNNNNNNNNNNNNNNNNNNNNNNNNNNNNNNNNNNNNNNNNNNNNNNNNNNNNNNNNNNNNNNNNNNNNNNNNNNNNNNNNNNNNNNNNNNNNNNNNNNNNNNNNNNNNNNNNNNNNNNNNNNNNNNNNNNNNNNNNNNNNNNNNNNNNNNNNNNNNNNNNNNNNNNNNNNNNNNNNNNNNNNNNNNNNNNNNNNNNNNNNNNNNNNNNNNNNNCCCCAAACCCTGTGAGCCCCAAACCCCGAACCCGTGAGCCCCGAATCCCGAACCCCAAACCCCTGAGCCCCGAACCCTGTGAGCCCCAAACCCCGAACCCCGAACCCCGAACCCCAAACCCTGTGAGCCCCGAACCCCCTGAGCCCCGAACCCCGAACCCCAAACCCTGTGAGCCCCGAGCCCCAAACCCCGAACCCCAAACCCCGAgagccccaaaccccaaaccctgtgaGCCCCGAACCCCGTGAGCCCCGAACCCCGAACCCCAAACCTGGAACCCCCTGAGCCCCAAACCCCTGTgagccccaaaccccaaaccctgtgaGCCACAGCCCAGACCCAGACCcgcctggcagagccagaggtgtcccccgtgtccccccccagcaccccccgtgtcccccccagcatcccccgtgtcccccccagcACGCCCcgtgtcccccgtgtcccccccagcacccaccgTGTCCCCCGGGGGCGGCTCCGGTGCCTCGGGCGGCTCGGGCCGCTCCAGCCGCAGCGGCTCCTGCCCCGTGCGCCACCGGAACACCGAGGAGTTGCCGTGGGACACCACGTGCCGCAGCAGCGGCAGCGCCTCGGCCCCGGGGCTGCGGACACCGGGACAGCACCGGGACGTGCGGATGGCACATGGGGACAGCAcgggggacaggggacagcacagggattgcacaggggacagcacgggggacacggggacagcacagggacagcacaggggacagcacGGGGACGTGGGGATTGCacatggggacagcacaggggacagggggacagcaCATGGGGACAGCACGGGGGCAcggggacagcacaggggacGTGGGGATGGCACATGGGGACAgcacggggacacggggacagcacaggggatagcacagggacacgggacagcacaggggacatggggatggcacagggacacggggacagcatTGGGGATGGGCTTGGTCATGGGGACATTGGGAGTGGGGACATCGGGAGTGGGGACAGCTCAGCATCCGCAGTGCCAAGTTTGGAGGGCCCGGAGCTgtttggggcagtttgggggtaggggctggtttggggctggtttggggctgtccccacctgtcaCACACGAAGGCCACGCAGGCCTGGTACAGCTCGATGGCGTCCCCGAGGGCGCTGGCGCCGTCCCCGACGCGGGACAGCAGCGACGGCAGCGCCTgcacctgagccagcagctcccggCGCACGTCCTCgccctggggacaccgggggacaCACGGGGACACACGGGGACACCTGCTTTAGGGTCTGTGTATTCTGGGGCCCATTTTGGGGTTATTCCAGCCCCGTTTGGGGCTGTTTCAGGCCTGTTTTAGGCTCTGTTTGGGGTTATTCTGGGGCCCATTTGGGGCTGTTTCAGGCTCTCTCTGGGGCTCTCCCTGGCCCGTTTCAGGCTCTGTTTGGGTTATTTCAGGATTCATTTGGGGCTATTCCCAGCCTGTTTCAGGCTCTGTTTGGGGTTATTCCCAGTCCATTTCAGACTCCGTTCAGGGCTATTCCCAGCCTATTTCAGgccctcccccccacccccatggCACTCACTGTACTGTCCTGGCCCATCTGGGGCTATCCCAGCCCGTTTTGGGGCCCATTTGGGGCTACCCAGGGCCATTTGGGGCTATCCCCAGCCCATTTGGGCCCCCACCCCGTTCCCGTGGGTTCCCATGGCACTCACAGCAATGCCATACTGTCCAGGCCCATTTTGGGGCCCATTTGGGGCTACCCAGGCTCATTTGGGGCTATCCCTGGCCCGTTTGGGCTCCCCCTCGTTCCCGTGGGTTCCCGTGGCACTCACGGCGATGCCGTACTGTCCTGGCCCATTTTGGGGCCCATTTTGGGGCTATTCCCAGCCCATTTCAGGCCCCCCCGTTCCGGTGGCACTCACGGCGATGCCATACTGGCGGCAGGAGCCCAGGAAGCGCTCGCGGAGCTCGCCCGCCCGCAGCTGGCACTCGTCCTCGCGCCGCGCCAGCTCCTGCTGCGCCTGCTGCCAgcggccccgctgccgccgcaGCGCCGGCAGCTCGTAGCTGATGCTGCGCCCCAGCAGGCTCGAGAGCTCGGCTGGGGGCACGGCGGGGTCACcccggggggctcggggggtcCCCGGCACCCCGGGGGGCTCATCCCGTTGGGACCGGGCGTTCCCATGAACCCTGAGCTTGGAATCCCGTCCTGTCCCGGTTTGGGGCTGAATTcaccttaaatcccatccccatcccagtttGGGACTGAATTCACCGTaaatcccatccctgtcccGGTTTGGGACTGAATTCACCGTaaatcccatccccatcccattatcccatcccatccctgcttgGGGACTGAATTCCCCTTTAAATCCCACTGGGATTTGGCCTTCCCACAAATCCCTTCCTTTCCCATCCCAGTCCAACCCAGTCTGGGGACTGAATTCCACCCACCCAGGGGGTTCTTTGGGACACCTCAGGGAATTCCCATCATTCCCACTGCCGTTATTCCCATTGTTCCATTATTCTCGTTATTCCCATTATTCCCACTATTCCCACTGCCATTATTCCTGTTATTCCCATTGCCATTGTCCCCATTATTCCCATTATTTTATTCCCATTATTCCCATCCCCTCTCACCCAGGTAGGCGTTGTCCTTCTCATAGAGGGACACGATCTCCTGCCAGTCCTGGGGACAGACACGAGGGTcagcaggaaggggaggaggaggaggaagaggaggaggaggaagaggaggaggaggaagaggaggaggagggcgcTCCCACCTTCATCCTCTGGGACGAGTAGCGCCCGAAGAGGTTCTTGGTGGAGGCCTCGGTGCCCTTGAGGATCTCCACGATGCGCAGGCAGTGGAAGTAGTGCAGGTCTGGGGGAGAGCAGCGGGGTCAGGGGGGCTTTGGGGGATCCCCGGGGGGCTTTGGGGGATCCCTGGGGGGCTTTGGGGGAtccctggggggctctgggggatcccgggggggctctgggggggttctgagctgccaccaccacccctTTGTGAACAACCCTCCCACCCCGaatcctggctctgcaggggggGGGAGATccatccccaaaccccaaatcctcaaatcccaaacccccaattcccaaaccccaaatcccaaaccccaaatcccaaacccccaaTTCCCGAACCCCAAACCCCGAATCCCAAttcccaaacccccaaacccccaacCCCCAAATCTGAAATCCCCAAACCTcgatcccaaaccccaaaccccgAATCCCAGACCCCGAGCCGGCACTGAcaggagccctggagcagctctcgGATCTCGGGGTGCTCGGGCATGTCCTGCAGCGCCGCCCGGATCCGCTCCCGCACCTGCGCCACCTGCGCGGGCCAGCGCCGCCCGCAGTGCCGCCGGTCCAGCAGCCAGTCTGCCGGGACACCGGGACAGGGGAGTCACCGCgggacaggggacacggggacaccgcGACAGGGGGGACACCGGGAGCCAGGGGACACCGGGACAGGGTCACcgggggacaggggacacggggacacagcggggacagggacacgggacCCGGGGACCGGCAGGCGCCGCAGTCGCCGGCAGAGCAgtggggacaccgggacagGGTCACcgggggacaggggacacggggacacagcggggacacggggacagggtCACCgggggacaggacacagggccAGCGCCGCCAGCAGTGCCGCCGGTCCAGCAGCCAGTCTGCCGGGACACCGGGACACGGGGGTCACCGCGGGACAGGGGACACCGGGAAAGGGGGGTCAccgggggacacggggacaccgcggggacaCCCGGACATGGGAGGAGCCCCGGGCTccggggacacgggggacaaACACCGGGAGGAATTCCCGAGTCCTTTCCCAAAGCCTGGGATGGATCCGCAGCTGGAGGGAAAAGCGGGAACCGGGCCGGGATAACCGGGAGGCATTCCCGGTTCCCGCCCGGAGCCGGGGCTCGCTCCCGTACCCAGGAGCTTGCTGGTCTGGATGTCGATGGGCACATTCCGGTAGTCCTGGGGAGCGGCCTGCGGGGAGAACGCGGCAGGAGCGGGGCTGCGGTAACCGGAACCGGCACCGGGAGCGGGGCGCGGGTCGGGACCCTCCGCTCCAGCGCCAGGCCCGCGCTGTCCCCGCTGCCCTGCGCCTGGACCCGCTCCCGGCCCCTTCCCCGATCCCTTTCCCGGTCCCGAACCCTTTCCCGGTCCCAATCCCAGTCCCGCTCCCGGTCCCGGTCCGCACCTGCATCTTTCCCGGCACCGCCTCTCCACTTCCGCCCTCCCCGCCCCAGCCAATCGCCTGCCTCAGCGCCCGAGCCTCGACCAATCAGAGAGCGCTCCGCCCAGAGGTCGCGCTCCCGCCAATCAGAAGGCGGCAGCTCGGAGGCAGCGCCACGTCCCTGTGTTTCTATTGGCTGGAGGGGAAAGGAGCGGGGTGAGCGCGGGCCAATCGGAGCGGGCGGTGGGAGTTTGGGGTCCCGATCCCGGCCTTAATCCCGAGCCCGGTCCCGATCCCGGGCCCGGCCCAAACCCGGCA
This region includes:
- the OSBPL7 gene encoding oxysterol-binding protein-related protein 7 isoform X2, with product MQSPPGAGHGAIPATSCPRGAAGAVPELPDRPCPPRSGSRRDGRARSPGLAAPTGGGARPGAPCPLCSPAMGSHEKDPCSPKRALSRSNSTVSSKHSSVQQGSESWEVVEEPRGSPGQQPQRHEGYLLKKRKWPLKGWHKRYFVLENGILKYSTTRQDVLKGKLHGAIDVRQSVMSVNKKAQRVDLDTEDNIYHLKIKSPEVFSSWVSSLCSHHHGERPGPCPPGGPTGTSTQGQWTRMLPSGSAPALSTLASSRDKVSAWLKDSEGLERCSAELSECQAKLQELTGMLQHLEALHRIPSAPLISGGQPSAATERPKKGRRSTKIWCTQSFAKDDTIGRVGRLHGSVPNLSRYLEPSQSQLPFSVPPEYSQLQRSFWVLAQKVHGSLSSVVAALVAERARLEEMRQALDRQCPAPRPGSAGTAGPALRRFHSLSVSSDTTLDSFASLHPDEPDALPAKGREQQLSNRSIVSLADSHTEFFDACEVFLSASSSENEPSEDESCISEVTTSVCEEPTEPGGPGRPPTGAERPGLPAEPPPLEPPLELPGPDPRRRSRLPAPPAPSGDVSLWGLLRSSVGKDLSRVALPVQLNEPLNTLQRLCEELEYSELLDRASRARDPRQRLVYVAAFAVSAYASTYYRAGSKPFNPVLGETYECVRPDRGFRFISEQVSHHPPISACHAESDNFVFWQDMRWKNKFWGKSLEIVPMGTVNVQLPRTGDHYEWNKVTTCIHNVLSGPRWIEHYGEVLIRNTRDASYHCKLTFCKARYWGAGANEVQGAVLSRSGTAVERLAGKWHEGLRRGPAPGQCVWKANPMPRDHERSYGFTQFALELNELTPELRRVLPSTDTRLRPDQRYLEEGNVPAAEAQKRQIEQLQRDRRRVMEENNITHQARFFRRVTDASGKESWVTNNTYWKLRLDPGFSHLDSAVLW
- the OSBPL7 gene encoding oxysterol-binding protein-related protein 7 isoform X1, with amino-acid sequence MQSPPGAGHGAIPATSCPRGAAGAVPELPDRPCPPRSGSRRDGRARSPGLAAPTGGGARPGAPCPLCSPAMGSHEKDPCSPKRALSRSNSTVSSKHSSVQQGSESWEVVEEPRGSPGQQPQRHEGYLLKKRKWPLKGWHKRYFVLENGILKYSTTRQDVLKGKLHGAIDVRQSVMSVNKKAQRVDLDTEDNIYHLKIKSPEVFSSWVSSLCSHHHGERPGPCPPGGPTGTSTQGQWTRMLPSGSAPALSTLASSRDKVSAWLKDSEGLERCSAELSECQAKLQELTGMLQHLEALHRIPSAPLISGGQPSAATERPKKGRRSTKIWCTQSFAKDDTIGRVRVGRLHGSVPNLSRYLEPSQSQLPFSVPPEYSQLQRSFWVLAQKVHGSLSSVVAALVAERARLEEMRQALDRQCPAPRPGSAGTAGPALRRFHSLSVSSDTTLDSFASLHPDEPDALPAKGREQQLSNRSIVSLADSHTEFFDACEVFLSASSSENEPSEDESCISEVTTSVCEEPTEPGGPGRPPTGAERPGLPAEPPPLEPPLELPGPDPRRRSRLPAPPAPSGDVSLWGLLRSSVGKDLSRVALPVQLNEPLNTLQRLCEELEYSELLDRASRARDPRQRLVYVAAFAVSAYASTYYRAGSKPFNPVLGETYECVRPDRGFRFISEQVSHHPPISACHAESDNFVFWQDMRWKNKFWGKSLEIVPMGTVNVQLPRTGDHYEWNKVTTCIHNVLSGPRWIEHYGEVLIRNTRDASYHCKLTFCKARYWGAGANEVQGAVLSRSGTAVERLAGKWHEGLRRGPAPGQCVWKANPMPRDHERSYGFTQFALELNELTPELRRVLPSTDTRLRPDQRYLEEGNVPAAEAQKRQIEQLQRDRRRVMEENNITHQARFFRRVTDASGKESWVTNNTYWKLRLDPGFSHLDSAVLW